One segment of Anastrepha obliqua isolate idAnaObli1 chromosome 3, idAnaObli1_1.0, whole genome shotgun sequence DNA contains the following:
- the LOC129242820 gene encoding uncharacterized protein LOC129242820: MLFSPPKCMQQIATLIITFAVYVAGIRNTASTAGGGGSAVLVMGSSNVGAIADYESYSAPYNEDFRPSQLLSEVKEETSAPTSNNVQRRQSTGDNGNFRPSQIISFTPSDAQSTYKKYPPSYLEPNYHTQHNSKGSPYGSVSYGKEEKQFSFPHKKEQATAASAVVTTNTDIQKYLYTNAPSPSSTQQSLVPAQLHTTPILIYRDPYTNKINTSQRQHDYRPAPEPIYEVQYSEAGRPQEYTVQSMLVVGAEQQQPPTTYNQQRPGGEHKRPGYVFDEQLGASYNQRPVYSNRYEMVDSTVPTPPTSDYNRRDGDTQTERPFQGKLGVSPSTITKLSYDSHDYPPPSYYKQQTSNFQSPQRQEDNTPNYQQSAYATPPAPAAPTVTATTTMAAITFNRPELTSSNYANKFGNYLNGAGSGGKAGDLGGGYYKRPPPHYSNDILYVTPRPPAAPSAPVRPAPPYYPQGNEPIRRPPNYNNNYYEYQLGEIPPPSVQQSAVGSGQRPPPGQYYPTSPFYPETQNYPAPQSYPASQNYPPSQHYPPPPNYRPPPPQYQLQQPTAGGISGGMSGLATLASIFSGTQQYAPQFTNLLLGGNGGGGGLLHALTGTRPLGSGGRPPNMQLIKALENIARNDDLECVPKVLCNMIASQTQRGQLPNFITSPAITNFLAGFPAQSPALIYGRAALLGISGGERSCTQTYAKCPKNEYEILYYLNNHRGGFFKFFSESEEQKPSVSQQTHSSSSSSGGTSLFSLLSALTGADPPVTTTTPRPTPPPTLASFDITQGIGNFFSNILSEYISGVEYQRRSSRAKRAISFEDAPKNEKAHIKFPLDTDSEDFHDSEDEEDTHGVVDFEDEQATSESLASAEYGDTQGRVVFKSGEHNQHFFPENEGQIETERLKDIYLEEVINKFNADRLEKKLKFPTGADAQVEESAAYSESLDTQGDKVVRFRDENESYNSDVTNLRETEKPSNTVHFEAEHYKKPTRRTKTVLFKEPSESSGYDPTRQPREEVNAEYNEQNGERVIFPDHYDKHIRKGKILNRPILYASNYADYMQNADADHFVVSDSHRPVYNDIDATADDSDNFDGDKQLGPIYYSESSTHQQQHTTHHSTRLQVYGDNRLHYNRGADTYPSDNDNRYTQSSPSSSANYNKNRYSSSSSSENYKKRPSYAATSSGNRYDYPNKSYVSNNRYGSRYQTTTRSPRGSENDHNIYVTNAQGVTTHYITPDGRKVYL, from the exons ATGTTGTTCTCACCGCCGAAATGTATGCAACAAATTGCAACTCTAATTATAACGTTTGCTGTCTACGTGGCGGGCATACGTAATACGGCTAGTACTGCAGGTGGTGGTGGCAGTGCGGTGCTGGTGATGGGTAGCAGCAATGTGGGAGCTATCGCTGATTATGAAAG CTACTCAGCGCCCTACAACGAAGACTTTCGTCCCTCACAGCTGCTTTCCGAAGTAAAAGAAGAAACTTCAGCCCCGACCAGCAACAACGTACAGCGCCGTCAGTCTACAGGTGACAATGGCAATTTTCGTCCATCACAAATTATCTCGTTTACACCATCAGATGCACAGtcaacatacaaaaaatatccGCCCAGTTACCTTGAACCCAACTATCATACACAGCACAATAGCAAAGGTAGTCCTTATGGCTCAGTCTCCTATGGAAAAGAAGAAAAGCAATTCAGCTTTCCACATAAAAAGGAGCAAGCAACAGCTGCCTCAGCCGTCGTAACTACAAACACTGATATACAAAAGTACCTCTACACCAACGCACCGTCACCGTCGTCTACACAGCAATCGTTAGTGCCCGCTCAATTACACACAACACCCATACTTATCTATCGAGACCCTTACACTAATAAGATCAATACCAGTCAGCGCCAACACGACTATCGTCCAGCACCCGAACCGATATACGAAGTGCAATATTCTGAGGCTGGCAGACCGCAAGAGTACACAGTGCAATCCATGTTGGTAGTGGGTGccgaacaacaacaaccacctaCTACGTATAATCAGCAGAGACCAGGAGGCGAGCATAAACGGCCTGGATATGTGTTTGATGAACAACTGGGTGCGTCTTACAATCAGCGACCGGTGTATAGCAACAGATATGAAATGGTTGACAGCACCGTGCCCACACCACCCACCAGCGACTATAATCGACGTGATGGTGATACACAAACGGAACGTCCGTTCCAGGGTAAATTGGGTGTATCGCCAAGTACGATTACAAAGCTTTCTTACGATTCACATGATTACCCACCGCCCAGTTACTATAAACAGCAAACATCGAATTTCCAATCACCGCAACGACAAGAAGACAACACACCAAATTACCAGCAATCAGCATATGCAACGCCACCAGCACCAGCAGCGCCAacagtaacagcaacaacaacgatgGCTGCAATAACGTTCAACAGACCAGAGCTGACGTCTTCTAATTATGCAAACAAGTTTGGTAATTATTTGAATGGCGCTGGAAGCGGCGGTAAGGCGGGCGATCTTGGTGGGGGCTATTACAAGCGTCCACCACCACATTACAGCAACGATATTCTGTATGTTACACCACGTCCGCCCGCAGCGCCATCGGCTCCAGTACGACCAGCACCGCCTTACTACCCGCAAGGCAATGAACCGATAAGACGCCCACCAAACTACAACAATAATTACTATGAGTATCAATTGGGAGAAATACCACCACCCTCAGTACAGCAATCAGCCGTAGGTAGCGGTCAGAGACCCCCACCCGGACAGTATTACCCAACGTCACCATTTTACCCAGAAACGCAGAACTACCCAGCTCCGCAGAGTTACCCAGCCTCACAGAATTACCCACCTTCGCAGCATTACCCACCGCCACCAAATTATCGGCCACCCCCGCCCCAATACCAGCTGCAGCAGCCAACTGCTGGTGGTATTAGTGGTGGCATGAGCGGCTTGGCTACCTTAGCCTCCATCTTCAGTGGCACACAACAGTATGCGCCACAATTCACTAACCTACTCTTGGGCGGCaatggcggtggtggtggtctGCTGCACGCTTTAACTGGTACGCGCCCGTTGGGCAGTGGAGGTCGCCCACCGAACATGCAACTCATAAAAGCTTTAGAGAATATCGCACGGAATGATGACTTGGAATGCGTGCCGAAGGTGCTGTGCAATATGATTGCTAGTCAAACACAACGTGGACAGTTGCCTAACTTCATCACGTCACCGGCGATAACGAA CTTCCTTGCCGGCTTTCCAGCACAGTCGCCAGCGCTCATTTACGGACGTGCAGCGTTGCTGGGCATTAGCGGTGGAGAGCGCAGCTGTACGCAAACGTATGCTAAGTGTCCGAAGAATGAG TACGAGATACTCTACTACCTGAACAACCATCGCGGTGGCTTCTTCAAGTTCTTCAGCGAGTCGGAGGAACAAAAGCCCAGCGTTTCGCAGCAAACTCACAGCTCGTCCAGCTCGTCTGGTGGCACTTCACTCTTCAGTTTGCTTTCTGCGCTAACCGGCGCCGATCCGCCTGTAACCACCACAACACCACGTCCCACGCCACCACCCACACTCGCCAGCTTCGACATTACGCAGGGCATTGGCAATTTCTTTAGCAATATACTCTCTGAATATATCAGTGGCGTTGAGTATCAGCGTAGGAGCAGTCGTGCTAAACGCGCGATTAGTTTCGAGGATGCACCGAAAAATGAAAAGGCGCACATAAAATTTCCACTCGATACCGATTCGGAAGACTTTCACGACTCTGAGGATGAAGAGGATACGCACGGAGTGGTAGACTTTGAAGATGAGCAGGCGACTAGCGAATCGCTTGCAAGCGCCGAATATGGCGACACACAAGGACGTGTAGTATTCAAAAGTGGCGAACATAATCAGCATTTCTTTCCGGAAAACGAAGGGCAGATAGAGACAGAGCGTTTGAAAGACATCTATCTGGAAGAagttatcaataaatttaatgcagACAGATTGGAAAAGAAACTGAAATTTCCGACTGGCGCAGATGCCCAAGTGGAAGAGAGTGCGGCTTACAGCGAGTCACTGGATACCCAAGGCGACAAAGTGGTGCGCTTTCGTGATGAAAATGAGAGCTACAATAGTGACGTGACAAATTTGCGTGAAACCGAGAAGCCAAGCAATACAGTACACTTTGAAGCCGAACACTATAAAAAGCCAACGCGCCGCACTAAGACTGTGCTCTTCAAAGAACCCAGTGAAAGTAGTGGCTATGACCCCACACGCCAACCACGCGAAGAAGTCAATGCGGAATATAACGAACAAAACGGTGAACGCGTGATCTTCCCAGATCACTACGATAAGCACATACGCAAGGGTAAAATTCTAAATAGACCCATTCTATATGCCTCGAACTATGCCGATTATATGCAAAATGCGGATGCAGATCATTTTGTGGTATCCGACAGCCATCGGCCGGTGTACAATGACATTGATGCCACCGCAGATGATAGCGATAATTTTGATGGTGACAAGCAGTTGGGTCCCATCTACTATAGTGAGTCCTCAacgcaccaacaacaacacactACGCATCATAGTACACGCCTGCAGGTATACGGCGATAACCGATTGCATTACAATCGTGGCGCTGACACATACCCGAGTGATAATGACAATCGTTATACCCAATCGAGCCCGTCTTCTTCAgctaattacaacaaaaatcgtTACTCCTCCAGCAGCTCATCTGAAAATTATAAGAAGCGTCCCAGTTACGCTGCTACCTCATCGGGTAATCGCTACGATTACCCAAATAAGAGTTATGTTAGTAATAACCGTTATGGCAGTCGTTATCAGACGACAACGCGCTCGCCTCGTGGCAGTGAGAATGATCACAATATTTATGTGACCAATGCACAGGGGGTGACAACGCACTATATTACGCCAGATGGGCGCAAGGTGTATTTATAA